The Alosa alosa isolate M-15738 ecotype Scorff River chromosome 11, AALO_Geno_1.1, whole genome shotgun sequence sequence gaaacaacAACCTCTACTGGCTTTGGCAGGAGTGCACTGCCCTCTTCCCCTCCATCTACCTGGAGCTGGTGCTGAGGGAGTCCCGCCAAGCCAGGCTGTACGTGCGCCATCGCATCCAAGAGGCCATGCGGGTGTCCATGCTCTCCAACCAAGACTACTCAACACCCATCTATGCGTACATACGCCCCGTGTTTAAAGACAGCGACATCAATTATCTGTCAGAGGTAAGTGGAAGAGGTAATGCACTGTGAGTTTCacaagagagaatgaggaaattCAGAGCATGCAAGGTGGGCATAGGTATATCTTGAAACTTCAGAGCATGCATGGTGGGCATAGGTATATCTTGAAACTTCAGAGCATGCAAGGTGGGCATAGGTATATCTTGAAACTTCAGAGCATGCAAGGTGGGCATAGGTATATCTTGAAACGTCGGAGCATGCAAGGTGGGCATCATCTGAGCATGCAAGGTGGGCTTAGGTATATCTTGAAACGTTGGAGCATGCAAGGTGGGGATATGTATGGCTAAGCACAGCAACACAGAAACCACAGATCTTTCCGTGACTTCAGTGGATGTGTTCTGTCCCCAGTACGACCTGGTCAACACCATTGGAGAGGCCGCTGCTCTGGGGGCAGCTGGGGTTGTTTCCTGGGGCGACATGGACATCACTGACACAGAGGTATTGTTTGTGCACCGCACACCCACAGCACCAAGGGAATGCAGAGAGCTGGAGAGCCCACAGAGTTCTGAGTGTGCTGCAAAGAGGGACTATTCAAATCTGTTGATACTAATAAATCACAAGATAGCAATGATTTTATCATAGCAAGGAGATTGAATTGCAGATGTTGCCTTAGGCATGTTCTCTCCCtcgttatttgtttttaattcacATTCAAATTACTTTTTCCCTGCATTGCTTGCATAACATGTTGAAACTGAATCTGTCAGCTTTATTGTTAGCCTAAGGGGTTTTAGGGTTATATTAGTTTAGCTAAGGATGTGTGAATCTGTCCATGTGTGCTTGATTTGCAGGAGACCTGCATGGCAGCTAGACATCATCTGGAAAAAGTGATGAACCCGTACATCATGAATGTGACCACGGCGGCCAAGCTGTGCAGCCGCGCACTGTGCCAGGAGGATGGCCGCTGTGTGAGGAAGCGCTGGGACAGCGATGCGTACCTCCACCTGGACCCTCAGCGCTACCGCATCCGAATGGACCACCACGGACAGCTGTTTGTGTTGGGAGACCTCTCCCAGGACGACATTGATTGGTTCGCATCAAGATTTGACTGCCTGTGCTACTCGGACAAACCTTGCCAGTCTCCTCTAGTCTTCAATGCCAAGTCCAATTTTGTGCACGCCGGTAGCCATCTGCAGCTGCTCTCCCTGTCCCTGCTGCTGACCTGCACTCTCCTCTCCACGCCCTTCTGTCTCTAGATATCAGACTAACTAAATCATGGACACACATACCCATATCTATGCAAACACATGCAACAATACAAATGCAAAACAATATGAAACATTATATCATACTCAAGTCTACATAGTGTATTGAAAAAGATtggatgattgtgtgtgttagtcataCTGTAGGGGGCGATAAAGGACTATATATCAGAATTTCCCGTGTAAGGGCATGACGTTGGTAAAGTTACTTTGTATCTGAAATGTTGTCTTTATTTTCCCTTCATGGGTCTTTATACGTATGTAAGTAAAAGGTTTAAATAAATCAATGTTCTTTCAATTTTCTATTTTTGTGCCAGCAGGATTTCTGAAATAACTAATTAGGCCTAATAATTAATTCACTCATTTGGTACATTTCTGCTTTTTTATGTCTCGTGAATAACTGAAAGCATGCTGTACTGTACATACGTTGCATTGCATAGCTGGTGGTatacagtgcatacggaaagtatcagcgcttcactttttccacattttgttgtgTTTCAGACTCTcctaaaatggattcaattaattTGTTTCTCatgaatctacacacaatattccaacactccacaattttttatatatacagaattgtccgtagacctgcgaaactgggttgtgtgaagacacagatctggggaagtaTAAAAGaaaatttctgcagcattgaaagtgcccgAGAGCACagttctcaaatggaaaagtttggaacaaccaacagtcttcctagatctggccgctcagccaaactgaaTAATTTTGGCAGATTACCCTGCGGGTCAGTGCCTGgtttcctccacacacaccattgggaattgtggccaaatagttcagtctttgtttcatcagaccagatgATTTTAGTTCTCATTGTCTGAGAGTCGTTCAGCTTTTTGGGAAACTCCCGGCAAAGAATGGTTTCCATCTGTCCTCTCCACcataaaggcctgattggtggagtgatgCACTTCTTCTTTACGgtcctctcaaaggaactctggatttcattcatagtgaccattgggtccttggttacctgtctgaccaaggcccttcgtcccggattactcagctctcagtagcctactgtatgcacTGTAGCTGAGATGcaatattttgttttgtatgctggtggatctctctttctctctctcacacacacacacacacacacacacacacacacacacacacacacacacacacaacacacacacacacacacacacacacacacacacaacacacacacacacagtgtacacacacacacacaacaccaccaccaccaccaaaatgGTTATAATTGTGTAATTGTAGAGAATTGTATTCTCTAAAAACTGAAAACGTTATTTGATCTCTCCATGTCCATAGGCACCAACAGTGGAGGCTagacgcaagtaaacacagtttatctaCCTCTGAGacttcagaaatagagtttatccacctctcaaaagagtttattcaccaattgcaacttcaacattcaacattcacactgtattatccacattcacaatatgtacactcatcaacgcAAGTAGTataaataagtatatatactcttttgatcccgtgagtgaacacacagtaaggcgaagcacacactaatcccgatgcagtgagctgcctgctacaatggcgcagtgaggggttaagtctgaagcactaaccagtaggccatggctgcccctgtGGCCACAATACCACtgaacattggacaataacctccaccaccatcaaacatgttctgaatgcctttttaaaaattcGATactgcatggcgcagtccaccttactgtgatcacagaattcatagtgtACTCAcatcttattttaccactacacctctGGGCAGCAAGGAGTGAAAGAGGCAGCATGCTCATTCATGTTTTATAAGAAATGTGAGTGTGGAGTCCAAATATTTCCCCTAGTTGGGCTGAGCCACGCATGTTGGCCCTGACACAATCCTAATCCCTATTGTCACAGAAATCCTAATCTAATCTGTAGTCTTCACTTAAAGGCTGCTTACATCCCCTGCTCACAATGGGACATCTACGCACATTAACACCAGGTTCAGTGGGGGATTTAGGGAGCATTGTGGGGCTGTCCCTCAGATAAGCAGCCGGCCGCCTGACTCACTGACACATACTCTGAACTCCCACTTTTTGGCCATCTGGCTCCCTCAAAGACTCTGTATGGAACAACAGACACCCGACAAAGTCTGCACCTACTGTACAAGTAGACGCACCAACAACACCAAGAGTCTACAAGTAGaccagatattttgaaagttgAGAAGTGACTTAAAAGAACATAAAAAATCAATGACCTTAAACTCTTGTTGGTTTTCCTCTGGTTGCTGATGTTGAGGGCTGTGAGTCGAACAGCATGCAGATGAGGGTGGTATGCACTGGGGGACTCTAATATTAGAAAATGCTTCATTCCCAATCAGTTCTATTTCTAAAACACAACAGATGCTCAGCATTAGCAGGAAGAGAGGGTAAAGTGAACCCCAATCAGAACTATGCTAGAGCAGAAATCAGAATTTCTGCATCAAATTCTACTCGTACAGTAACATGACGCTAAAGATGAAAAACATCAATGTGGAATTCAGGTTCAACCACCAAAAATGAAGCCAAGAGTAGGGAGGCcagagggagaggcaggggaGGTACTTGCCATCTGAGAGGAAGTTGAATAAGGAATCACTTGGATCTCATTTATTTAATATCGTACCCCAGAGAGAATATCAATGATTTCCTCATTTAAACATTCTTGTCAGCAAAGACAACCAGCATTCTACAATAATTCAGAAAGGTCTGGAGTTTGGTCTCTTGTCTATAGAGGTTGACCTTCAGCTACAGGGAATCATGCAGCTCCACTTAAACAGAAAATCAGATTTGAAATGATTTCCATGGATGACACACCTGATTCAGTGATATTAAATGTAATAGTTGCACTCATTTCACTCTTGGTTTCTCTCCTGCTAGTGACCTTCAAAAAGACCACTCACTTTGCTGCTTTTAAATGGAAAATAATACAGCAGTTTTCGCAACATTTGAAAGTTTTTATGTTGTGACATGAAAAGCTTTTCTGACCATGCTTGTCTGTCTGACCGATTCTTCAATCCCTCAGTTGCAGAGTAATTCTGCAGGCAGATCAGCAGACTCCAAAAAGAGTGACAGGACACACAAGACTACTGTATCTCAGCTCTGAAAATTCCTGATTTCTGTTCAAATCGTGTGATGCATTTACCCAACACTGAAGGGAACTATTTGTTATAGTTGTTTTGTAATAACAACATTGAATCAGTGACCAGTTCAGTGTGCTTGATTTGCATACTGAATCTGATGGCCCTTTACAGGCTCCACTGATTCATTGCTCCTGACAGCCACAGGCACAGTGTAGTGGGGGACAGACAGAGTCCAGCCCTCTGCTCCTCAGCCTAGTTTTCAAGTGTGCTGCAGTGAGGCTGCAGCATGAGGCTCCACACTAGACAACACAACAGGGCAGCAGTGGAGTGACCGCctgtgtcctgtcctgtctggGCCCATGACTGGAGCTGAGCTGTTCTCACTAATGCCTAGGTGTCTTTACGTATGACCCATCAGCTGTCCTTTTACAGCACTGAAtgaagacaaacaaacatgttaTTTGATTGACCATAAAGTGCAAAAACAACCCTATGATTCCCTGGTGTGTCTTGGGCATGTCTATCACCCATTTGTAATTTGGCAATCTCTCTGTCCATTCTGTTCTACACTGATGAAGGCAATCTTCTGTACCCGCATCATCCATCACCACTAAAGTATGACTTTACTGTATGGCTGAAGTCTCAATTCGTAGAAAGGCTACTGAAACATGAATAATATAATTTCAACATATTTACGagtaaacatattttttttacatgcaTATTCTGTATAATGCTATATGCACCAATCACATATCTAGATAAAGAAAAACAACCAGATGTCACAAGTTCAGTTACAGGATGCCGAAAAGAATAAGTAACCCATACATGGCCTATACATGCAATGTTCTTAATTGCACAAAATGGCAAGTGTTTACATGCAGCTTAATTTATGGGATGGAATCTTGGTTCCACCTCAGGACAGACATCTCTTCACTCTGTTTGGTCCCTACTGGCCATGAGCTGCGTCCAGTGCTGCAGTGCATGTGAGCTTTGGGGTCGGGGGCTCAGGAGCGGGCGCTTGTTAGGCAGCTCCCTCATGAGACTTGTTAATTATCCCATGTGCCTGCAGGCCAGGGAGGCAGAAGTAATGCCTATCCAACGCACCAGGGtggtgtcctgtcctgtccagcctctcctcctcctctcccctgtccTCCGCCTCCCCGATTCCCTGGACAATAGTCTGTGACACGTGCATGACGGACGGCGCTTCCCGGCGTGTCCTCTCGCTGGGGTTGCGATGTTCTAGTGCTGTACCATTAGCCACAGCACAGCGAGCCCATTGTGCACTCAGTCACTGGCCCTTCACAGAGAGCATGCAGCGCCGGGAGAGCCATCCAACACAGCCAAAATGTCTCCACCTTTTGAAGCTGTCCCAGGTCCAAACTGTAAAAGCCCTGAACATGGATGTCTAtgttacacatactgtacttgtGCTTGTGCACTGAGTGTGGCGTTCAGCAACAGCACATGTGCGTTTCTTGACTGGCGTTGGTGCTAATTGGTGGAAGGAAATCTATATGAACACAGCTTTCTGCTTTTTCTAACATCACTGAGCACAGCAGGCCTAAAGCTAGTAAAGTATAGTAAAGCAAAGTATAGACAGTAATTTGAATACTCAAGCATTTGTTGATCTAAATTAAGCCCATAAACGTAACTGTTGCTAACAGCAACAGTATGGATGTATTTTATCACTTTCTCTTACAAGCTAGTTCTGGCATCATTTTAAGGTAAATAATCATGTGAAGGACCGATAAGCACATCTGTTATccatacaaaaaacaacaacaaacaaacaaacaaacaaaacaaaaaacattcatGATGTTGCCATCAGTGTGATTTTTGCATTGtgagttttagagcaattctgtGTAGCTGCTTTATTTCAAAGAAATGTATTGAGACATTTACGTCTGACCAGACCTTAATTATCTGCAGGAATATTACTTAAACATGTAACTTATACAATAAATACCTCCATGAAGCATTTTATATGCATGCAATTTAGCCTTCTCAGTGGTGTAAAATAGAAGCATAATCCCAACTACACAAACCCATTTAAGTACTGTCAGCCATCATGCAGGTGTAAAGATTTttaccttttgtgtgtgtgtgtgtgtgtgtgtgtgtgcgtgcatgcgtgtgtgtgtgtttacaggtaTGTGTGAGGGTGATCATAGTAGCAGGGGGTCGGTTGCAGTGACAGATCAAAAGGAGCTGGAGAGGAGGTTCATTTTGTTTGCCCAGTTTCTCTTGGCTTGTAGCTAGCGGGCGGGTGGAAATCAATGGTGACTGCTTGGCCATCATTTGCACACCATAAAAAGCCCACACAGGCCACTGATTGTTCCTGCACAACTCCGGGGTCCACAGTGACGCAAGCTGCCCTCTTTGTCCCTGTGAAAAGCAGCAAAGTCCTCTCTCAGCAGCTCAGGATGGACATGTCAAAAGAGACTATTTCTCAGTCCTCTTTTCACTTCAGAAAAAAGTGTCTCAACATACAGTCTCTCTGCAACAGAACACTAACTAAGAAGATGGGTCAAGATACATAAAGATACACAGTACAGAGACAGTCTGATCCCAACTACATATACATTTGTGCTGGCAGGCAGGGTATTAGTTGATGAACCCGTTGTGAAGTCATGGCTGTGGAATGATTGCTCTGACAAATGCATCACACATCCTTGCACAATGGCCAGATTGTTTATGCCTCCATGTCAACATGGTGGCTTTATTAAACAGGCCGCCGTTTATTATTTGTAAACTCAACAACAAAGCAGCTTTCAAGGCACAGGCCACTTGCATCAGCATGTTAGTCCATACTGTGGAAACATGCATGCACTGTTTGTGAGAAGTACAAGAATGTATTTGCAGGCAAAGGAATGGATGGTCATGCATGGCGCTCTTTACCAAAATACATTTGGATAATGAGGGCTCAAActttcaacatgtctgtgtgtgataccAAAGGCTGGTACTAACTACAAATAAGCTGAACGACACATCttccaactatgcacagaagaGTTGCTGTGggcataagagagagagagagagagagagagagagaaagagagagagagagagagagagagagagagagtgtgtgtggctcaaTTATGAACATGAAAGACCCTTTGATGACAGTTTAAGTAAACTTTGGAAAGCACCATGTGACGAGGCTGGGGAAAGAAAGGAGGCTGGCGATCTGGCACAGAGGAGGATGCTGGTCCTGTGAGAGAGAACAGGCAAAATGGCATCACCCAGGGGGAACATAATGGGGGGCGGTTCCTCCCTTTATcccaaagagagggagagcagcatTCTCATCGCACACATCTCATTTATGCATTCAAGCGTTGATTGGAGCCAGTGACCTAGAAATGAGGAATGATCCAACAAAGGCCTGCGAGAAACAATAAAGCCCCTTATCCTCGGGAGAAGCATCCACTCAATCTGATGCATCAGATTATATTACAATAGCAGCAAAATGCATTCCCATACAGTACCCAATGCTGTGTGACGGATCCCTGTCCACCTTACCTCAGTTAGAGACCTTCATCCGTATCTTTCTTCTTACAGTTGCCATGGATTCATGATGTGGATGTGATGAATATTCCTTGGCATTTCGGATCTTTGAATAGCTTATTAGCAGGAAGATCACAAGCAATGAGTGCATCATCACATTGATAAGACATTATGGTGTCTTCTCACTTTCAATTTCAGAACTGCAGGAGCACATATTTTAATAATCCCTCAAGGACAATGCCACTTGAGCTCTTGGCAATGCTGATGATCGTGGGGCTGATAACATGAAACCTGAATG is a genomic window containing:
- the LOC125303753 gene encoding hyaluronidase-5-like, with protein sequence MTRMCGLNFINILILLTELQLGGALINTAPPLEPGVPFLLMWNAPTELCESRFSIELDLSYFQFVSSTLKTATNQSISIFYTDRFGLFPYVDEESEKFYDEGLPQLIDFKEHRELAEDDILHYIPGNLTGLAVLDFEEWRPQWIRNWGTKDIYREKSIEIIMEKNVSLTYDEAEDIAIRVFERAAKRYFLRSLQLGKKLRPNRRWGYYLYPDCYNYDYNKDMVHFTGECPAIEKKRNNNLYWLWQECTALFPSIYLELVLRESRQARLYVRHRIQEAMRVSMLSNQDYSTPIYAYIRPVFKDSDINYLSEYDLVNTIGEAAALGAAGVVSWGDMDITDTEETCMAARHHLEKVMNPYIMNVTTAAKLCSRALCQEDGRCVRKRWDSDAYLHLDPQRYRIRMDHHGQLFVLGDLSQDDIDWFASRFDCLCYSDKPCQSPLVFNAKSNFVHAGSHLQLLSLSLLLTCTLLSTPFCL